The window ATTGAAAACCAACACCTCGATCGTTTATATGAAAGGTATAACAAATCCCGAGTATATCCATACTGTCAGGCAGCGCCTCAAGGATGTCGATTTTGACGGCAGGGTTGATTCAACTGTCATCGAGCAGCTTATTTCCGATAATAATTATACCCCTTTCCCATTATTCATTGTGACAGAAAGGGTTGATAGAGCCGTTTCTTCCCTGCTAAACGGTCAATTGGTTATCCTGACTGAAGGATCTTGTTATGCAATCATTGGCCCTTCAACTTTGATGGACTTTTTCTCCGCCGCGGAGGACTATTATTTATCCTGGATTCAAGGAACTTTTTTTCGATTAATTCGTTTTTTCGGTGTAGGTTTTTCAATATTAGCAACGCCCATGTACGTTGCTATTCTTACATATCATTACGAAGTTATTCCCAGTGACCTGCTTGGCCCAATTATTTTTTCACGGGCAAATGTACCCTTCCCGCCTTTTTTGGAGGTTTTGTTTTTGGAAATAACGATTGAGCTGCTCCGCGAAGCTGGAGCTAGGCTGCCAAACAAAATTGGCCAGACACTTGGAATCGTCGGAGGTATTGTAATAGGGCAAGCAACAGTAGAAGCTGCATTAACGAGCAACATTCTATTAATCATTGTCGCACTAGCCGCATTATCATCGTTCACAACACCCATTTACAAAATGTCCAACACCGTCCGGCTGTTGAGATTTCCGCTTATTTTTTTGGCTGCAATCTGGGGTGGTTATGGTTTGGCAGTTGCCATCGTACTCTTGCTCGGACATCTTATGAAACTAAAGTCAATCGGGAATCCTTATATGGTCCCTCTCTTTCCGTTTCGTGTAAATGATATAGGCTCCGGGCTTTCAAGGCTTCCTTATTCACTTTCTAGTAAGAGGCCTGGATTATTTAGGCCCTTGCAAAAAAAGCGGTATAAAGTATCCGAAAATAATGACCCTCAGAAAGACCTTGATACTGAATAGAGGTGAAATAATGTATCGCCCTTTGTTATTTTTGATCACCATCATCCTGATCCTTATTCCCGGATGTGAACGAACCAAGATTATTGACAGATTGAGCATTGTTCATACTCTTGGGTATGACATCCAAAAAGACGGGACATTAGGTGCAACTGTTCTGTATCCCGATTACACAAAAGGGAAAAATAAACAAGCTTTGGAAATCAGGAATGTCGAAGGAGCAAATTCCAGCGAAATGCTTGCCCATACAAATCAGCAAACCAAATTTCCCATTGAACTTTCGAAGACAATTGTCATTGTATTTGGCGAGGATTTTGGGAAGGAAGGAGTAGGGCATATCATTCGGACCGTCTTCAACAATCCAACGATAGGTACCAGTGTTCAGACAGCTGTCGTAAAACCAAATGCAAAGGAGTTCCTAAAAAAGGTTAAGGAAAACGGGACATTGGCAGTAGCGGAAACCATTACCCAAAACTATACAACGTTGTCAATGCCTCGGACAGATCTTCATATTTTTTTAAACAATTATTTTGGAGCTGGCAGGGATCCTTATATGCCCGTCCTTTCTCAAGGTACAGAAAATAGTGTCCGTATTGAAGGGCTAGCCGTTTTTAAGGATGATAAGTTAAAGCTTGAATTAAAGGAAAACCAATACGAAATTCTTGCCCTCCTTGATCCCTTTGAACACCAGGTTTTATTTGAAATACCGATAAAGAAAAATGAAAAGAAGGGGGAGATAGGCGTACGCGAAATAAGGAGTAAACCAACCTGGAAAGTCACTGCTAATGATTCAATTAAGGTAAATCTAGATCTAAATGTCAAAATTCGAGAATTTCCTGGCTGGATCCAACTGAATCAAAAGAGTGATATAGATCTGATAAAGTCAGCAATTGAGAAAGAGTTAAAAAGTGAAATTTTAGAACTGATCCAGTTGTTAAAAAAGAACGGGGTAGATCCAATTGGACTTGGGGATTTGATCAGGTCACATGACGAAGCATGGAATGAAGATGATTTCTATAAGAATGAATATAAACACCTAAAGGTCGAGCCTGATATAACAGTAACAATTATTCAGGCTGGTATTCGAAGATAATGAATCGGGGTAATAAATATGGATCGGACTGTTCAAGAAAAAAATAAACTTTCCCCGTTTTTTTTGTTTTTCCTTTTTCCCGCCTCCCAAATTGGAATAGGGACCTTAAACTTTCAAACCAGAATCGCAAAAGGAGCAGGCCATGATGCCTGGCTTTCACTGCTAGTTGTCGGATTAAGCTTAAACATATTGTTTTTGATGGTGATGAGCATCTTAAAAAGTTCTCCGTCTGGTGATTTAATGGGATTCCACAAAAAGACTTTCGGAAAATACATTGGAAATTCCCTTAATATGATCCTTGTTTGTTACTTTGGCTTAATCAGCTTCAGCCTACTCTATGGATATATCGATATTTTACAGACGTGGGCGTTTGACATGATTCCACTTTGGGAATTAACATTTGCTATCTGTATCGTTGTCTACTATATTGTATCGGGAGGATTCAGGGTAGTTACAGGAATAGCCTTTTGGGGAGTTGTCATACCCATATTTCTTATTTTCCCTTTCATTCTCTTGTACCCTTATCTTGAACTTCGTAATATGATGCCTATTTTCTCACATAGCATAAAAGACTATTTCGTTTCCGGCAGGGAAAGCATTTATCTTTTTATTGGCTTTGAGAATATCCTTATCTACTTTCCGTTTATAAAGAACCATGGACAATCCAAAAAGTGGGGGCATTTGGGTCTCTTCTCTACAACATTGCTTTATCTAAGCCTTTGTATCCTGACTTTTTTATACTATACACAGGGAAAGCTTGCCCATACACTATGGCCGACACTGGCCATGATTAAATTAATTCGTTTTTCTGTATTGGAGAGCTACGAATTTGTTTTTATCTTCACCTTCTTCCTTGTCATCACATCTATTATTTCCATTTCCCTATGGTCGTGTACAAGGATTCTAAAAGTAACATACGGCTTTAAACCTACCCGTGCTCTTTTAGGATTTTTGATTGCCTTTTTCATTTTAAATCTGGCTTTAGAAGATATAGAATATGGAGAAAAGCTATCAAGAATCACAGCTTATTCAGGAATAGCCTTTCTATACGGCTATATCCCCTTCCTCTTCCTCGTCAGCATCATAAAAAGGAAAATGGAGAAAAAGAATAGTAAGGAACAACTGTGATATAAGAAAGCCGGGCTATCCATATAAGGATGCCCGGCTTTCTTGTCTACGTCTAGCTTCAGCGCCACAAATCGCTTGCGCTTTTGATATTTATTTTTTCTTGGTCAGCCTGCCTAGAAGGAATGCTCCAGCTGCCAGTCCAATCATTGTGTTAGTTTTCTTGTTGAATACTTGTTTTGCGACAAGGTTCAGGTTCTGAGGCCTTTCTGCAAGGCGGCGCATGAAGTAGCCATACCAGTCTTTTCCGAATGGAACATACGTACAGAAGTTATAGCCTTCTTTCGCAAGCTCGTATTGAAGTTCTTTCCTGAAACCATATAGCATTTGGAATTCAAACTGGCTGTTTGGGATATTATGCTCCTTCACAAACAGTTTTACATGGTTAATGATGTTATGGTCATGCGTAGCAATTGAAGTAAATTTGCCATTCAGCAAATGCCACTCAATGATTTTCCGGTAGTTTGCATCAATATCCTTCTTATCCTGGAAAGCAATTTCAGCAGGCTCTTTATAAGCTCCTTTTACAAGGCGGATACGCATGTTCCGATAATTTTGAACTTGCTCTAGTGCGTTATGAAAATAAGCCTGAATGACCGTGCCAACGTTCTCATAATCCTCATAAAGGCGGTCAACAAGAAGAAAAGTCTTTTCCAGGTGGCTTGAATCTTCCATGTCAATATTCACAAAGATGTCGTACTCTGATGCTTTCGCAACGATTTCCCTTACGTTAGCAAGACAGAAGTCAAAATCGATATCGAGGCCAACCTGAGTCGGCTTGATAGATAGATGAGCTGATAATTTGTGTTCATGAATGGCATTAACAACCTTGAGGATTTGTTCCTTTGCTTCAGTTGCTTCTGATTCTTTGTAGACGAATTCCCCTAAGTTATCAACAGTAGCGGAAATGCCGTGCCTGTTCAATTCTTTTATACTTTCAATTGTTTCTTCAACGTTTGTCCCGGCAACAACACTTTGTGCACCTAACTTAAGGCCGTAATTTTTTGCAGCAGTATTCAGCATTTGGTTTTTGGATAGGCCAATGAAAAGATCTCTTAACATCCCAATTGCTCCTTGTTATGTATTTTCTTTTATTATATCATGGCTGTCGAAAAAACTATTAATTTATCTATTAAAATATTTTTCCACTATAACATTAGTAAAAAATAGCAAATCTTTAAAAGGAGCAGGGTTTTATAGAATCATAGTTACATAGTTCCTTGAAGAGGGAA is drawn from Bacillus sp. FJAT-18017 and contains these coding sequences:
- a CDS encoding spore germination protein, producing MFKRKNSSTAKTNRDTPVQIKDLLANAGESSDFSSISPFEDKKISLHYYSTLIDEKKLYELVLQNLQDKIKNIQVISDIVNIIPVDGVKITEDPKEVEEKLHKGYAILLFKNDIRHCALINIENWSQGVRKTNDTNSEYSVVGPKLGFIEDIKANMHLLRRELLTSDLVFEEIKVGTKLKTNTSIVYMKGITNPEYIHTVRQRLKDVDFDGRVDSTVIEQLISDNNYTPFPLFIVTERVDRAVSSLLNGQLVILTEGSCYAIIGPSTLMDFFSAAEDYYLSWIQGTFFRLIRFFGVGFSILATPMYVAILTYHYEVIPSDLLGPIIFSRANVPFPPFLEVLFLEITIELLREAGARLPNKIGQTLGIVGGIVIGQATVEAALTSNILLIIVALAALSSFTTPIYKMSNTVRLLRFPLIFLAAIWGGYGLAVAIVLLLGHLMKLKSIGNPYMVPLFPFRVNDIGSGLSRLPYSLSSKRPGLFRPLQKKRYKVSENNDPQKDLDTE
- a CDS encoding Ger(x)C family spore germination protein — protein: MYRPLLFLITIILILIPGCERTKIIDRLSIVHTLGYDIQKDGTLGATVLYPDYTKGKNKQALEIRNVEGANSSEMLAHTNQQTKFPIELSKTIVIVFGEDFGKEGVGHIIRTVFNNPTIGTSVQTAVVKPNAKEFLKKVKENGTLAVAETITQNYTTLSMPRTDLHIFLNNYFGAGRDPYMPVLSQGTENSVRIEGLAVFKDDKLKLELKENQYEILALLDPFEHQVLFEIPIKKNEKKGEIGVREIRSKPTWKVTANDSIKVNLDLNVKIREFPGWIQLNQKSDIDLIKSAIEKELKSEILELIQLLKKNGVDPIGLGDLIRSHDEAWNEDDFYKNEYKHLKVEPDITVTIIQAGIRR
- a CDS encoding GerAB/ArcD/ProY family transporter, with the translated sequence MDRTVQEKNKLSPFFLFFLFPASQIGIGTLNFQTRIAKGAGHDAWLSLLVVGLSLNILFLMVMSILKSSPSGDLMGFHKKTFGKYIGNSLNMILVCYFGLISFSLLYGYIDILQTWAFDMIPLWELTFAICIVVYYIVSGGFRVVTGIAFWGVVIPIFLIFPFILLYPYLELRNMMPIFSHSIKDYFVSGRESIYLFIGFENILIYFPFIKNHGQSKKWGHLGLFSTTLLYLSLCILTFLYYTQGKLAHTLWPTLAMIKLIRFSVLESYEFVFIFTFFLVITSIISISLWSCTRILKVTYGFKPTRALLGFLIAFFILNLALEDIEYGEKLSRITAYSGIAFLYGYIPFLFLVSIIKRKMEKKNSKEQL
- a CDS encoding proline dehydrogenase family protein; protein product: MLRDLFIGLSKNQMLNTAAKNYGLKLGAQSVVAGTNVEETIESIKELNRHGISATVDNLGEFVYKESEATEAKEQILKVVNAIHEHKLSAHLSIKPTQVGLDIDFDFCLANVREIVAKASEYDIFVNIDMEDSSHLEKTFLLVDRLYEDYENVGTVIQAYFHNALEQVQNYRNMRIRLVKGAYKEPAEIAFQDKKDIDANYRKIIEWHLLNGKFTSIATHDHNIINHVKLFVKEHNIPNSQFEFQMLYGFRKELQYELAKEGYNFCTYVPFGKDWYGYFMRRLAERPQNLNLVAKQVFNKKTNTMIGLAAGAFLLGRLTKKK